A window of the Gossypium hirsutum isolate 1008001.06 chromosome A05, Gossypium_hirsutum_v2.1, whole genome shotgun sequence genome harbors these coding sequences:
- the LOC107957598 gene encoding uncharacterized protein — protein MASFEFDNVKAEKEDALWMYNMEKKLKIELRLIGFLLALFLFSWSWFPTFIPGTLEVAGDFRRRLVSAFNEPLFTFVLVNFIIVVVYILSGGKHTQKQTTSADIYDEYVGSYRRSILRSTVATAVPAAEESMVDKQIVHVENAVPPVSLVKQLEATVETVRETKTSLSPVEQPTTTKTTTENRTVPTKTKPAVSSTEVREKEYRRSQPTVSESVNQRAPIEFRRSETSICEGGGGEMVVSSIEPRRKSMEEMSDEEFQRIIDSFIAERRKTLSQENTGTKEKCMPILVKH, from the coding sequence ATGGCTTCCTTTGAATTTGATAACGTCAAGGCCGAGAAAGAAGATGCTTTATGGATGTACAACATGGAGAAGAAGTTGAAGATTGAACTTCGTTTAATCggatttttgttggctttgtttttattttcatggTCTTGGTTCCCTACTTTCATCCCTGGAACCCTCGAGGTTGCCGGAGATTTTCGCCGCCGTTTGGTTTCTGCTTTTAATGAACCTCTTTTCACCTTTGTCCTTGTAAACTTCATCATCGTTGTTGTTTATATATTGTCTGGCGGAAAACACACCCAGAAACAAACCACAAGCGCTGACATCTACGACGAATACGTCGGCAGTTATCGCCGAAGTATACTCAGATCCACCGTCGCCACTGCCGTTCCTGCCGCGGAAGAGAGCATGGTGGACAAACAAATTGTTCATGTAGAAAATGCGGTTCCTCCGGTTTCTCTTGTAAAGCAGCTAGAAGCGACAGTTGAAACGGTTAGAGAGACAAAGACTTCCCTTTCACCAGTTGAACAACCTACAACGACGAAGACGACTACTGAGAACCGTACAGTACCGACAAAGACAAAGCCTGCCGTTTCATCAACTGAAGTCAGGGAAAAGGAGTATCGAAGAAGTCAACCAACGGTTTCGGAATCTGTAAACCAAAGAGCGCCCATCGAGTTTCGGAGATCCGAGACATCAATCTGCGAAGGCGGCGGCGGAGAGATGGTGGTTTCAAGTATAGAGCCGCGGAGGAAATCAATGGAGGAAATGAGTGACGAAGAGTTTCAGCGGATCATAGATAGTTTCATTGCTGAAAGAAGGAAAACTCTATCGCAAGAAAACACTGGGACAAAAGAAAAGTGCATGCCTATCCTAGTGAAGCATTAG